From Deinococcota bacterium, the proteins below share one genomic window:
- a CDS encoding fructose-bisphosphate aldolase, translated as MNPTDLSHLPVGKRSRLYAMISRTGGRLAILPIDQGLEHGPIDFFDAPEAADPEHQFRLVAEAGFSAIAVHLGLAEKYLPSYAESVPLVLKLNGKTSIPADDEAFSPLTGTVEDALRLGALAVGYTLYVGSPAQDRDIAQFQAVRAEAERYGLPVIVWAYPRGRDVERRGGKDSPFAVEYAARAALELGADVVKVNIPRYDPARKDQYPGDYQGVAVGPSEAMRRVVEVAGRALVLASGGARVAEDEAVTQASLALEAGCAGLIFGRNVWQRSYPGALELSKRLLQIVKDHA; from the coding sequence ATGAACCCTACCGATTTGAGCCACCTCCCCGTCGGCAAACGCAGCCGCCTTTATGCCATGATAAGCCGGACCGGCGGCCGCCTCGCGATTCTCCCCATCGACCAGGGGCTCGAGCATGGCCCCATCGACTTCTTTGATGCGCCTGAAGCCGCCGACCCGGAGCACCAGTTCCGCCTGGTGGCCGAGGCGGGCTTCTCCGCCATCGCGGTGCACCTGGGCCTGGCCGAGAAGTACCTGCCCAGCTACGCCGAGAGCGTGCCGCTGGTCCTAAAGCTCAACGGCAAAACCAGTATTCCCGCTGACGACGAGGCCTTCAGCCCGCTGACCGGCACCGTGGAGGACGCCCTGCGGCTGGGCGCACTCGCCGTCGGTTACACTCTTTACGTCGGCTCGCCCGCCCAGGACCGCGATATCGCCCAGTTTCAGGCCGTGCGGGCGGAAGCGGAGCGTTACGGCCTGCCCGTCATCGTCTGGGCCTACCCGCGGGGCCGGGACGTCGAGAGGAGGGGCGGCAAGGATTCACCCTTCGCCGTCGAGTACGCGGCTCGAGCGGCGCTGGAACTGGGGGCGGACGTGGTCAAGGTGAACATCCCGCGCTATGACCCCGCCAGGAAAGATCAGTACCCGGGTGACTATCAGGGCGTGGCGGTGGGACCGTCCGAGGCGATGCGCCGGGTGGTCGAGGTGGCGGGCCGCGCCCTGGTGCTCGCCTCGGGCGGGGCGCGGGTGGCCGAGGACGAGGCCGTCACGCAAGCAAGCCTCGCCCTGGAAGCGGGCTGTGCCGGGCTGATCTTCGGGCGCAACGTTTGGCAGCGCTCGTACCCCGGCGCGCTCGAGCTTTCAAAAAGACTCTTGCAGATCGTTAAGGATCACGCTTAA